A section of the Ovis canadensis isolate MfBH-ARS-UI-01 breed Bighorn chromosome 1, ARS-UI_OviCan_v2, whole genome shotgun sequence genome encodes:
- the ZNF691 gene encoding zinc finger protein 691: MGSEKEQSPEQHLPEEGERGNKPWRVDDSKVLDGEKEPGQASPSEGPQGPGPEEPTQEVAVSAAEPEDLSAHRRPEVDEKPFVCVQCGKTFNNTSNLRTHQRIHTGEKPYQCSECGKSFSRSSNRIRHERIHLEEKQYKCPNCEQSFRRHADLTTHQQDHLGRRPFRCDLCGKSFGQSAALAVHYRTHLEPAPYICCECGKSFSNSSSFGVHHRTHTGERPYECSECGRTFSDISNFGAHQRTHRGEKPYRCTACGKHFSRSSNLIRHQKTHRGEQAGRESS; encoded by the coding sequence ATGGGCAGTGAGAAGGAGCAGAGCCCAGAACAGCACCTGCCCGAGGAAGGGGAACGGGGTAATAAGCCATGGAGAGTGGATGACTCCAAGGTACTGGACGGGGAAAAAGAGCCTGGGCAAGCAAGCCCGTCGGAGGGGCCACAAGGGCCCGGTCCAGAAGAGCCAACGCAGGAAGTCGCTGTCTCTGCTGCAGAGCCAGAGGACCTCTCTGCTCATCGGAGGCCCGAGGTGGATGAGAAGCCCTTCGTATGTGTCCAGTGTGGCAAAACCTTCAACAACACCTCCAACCTGAGGACACACCAGCGCATCCACACGGGCGAGAAGCCTTACCAGTGCTCCGAGTGTGGTAAGAGCTTCTCCAGAAGCTCCAACCGGATCCGGCACGAGCGCATCCACCTGGAGGAGAAGCAGTACAAGTGCCCCAACTGCGAGCAGAGCTTCCGGCGGCACGCGGACCTCACCACGCACCAGCAGGACCACCTGGGCCGGCGGCCCTTCCGCTGCGACCTCTGTGGCAAGAGCTTCGGCCAGAGCGCGGCGCTGGCCGTGCACTACCGGACCCACCTGGAGCCCGCGCCCTACATCTGCTGCGAGTGCGGGAAGAGCTTCAGCAACAGCTCCAGCTTCGGCGTGCACCACCGCACCCACACGGGCGAGCGGCCCTACGAGTGCTCCGAGTGCGGGCGGACCTTCAGCGACATCTCCAACTTCGGGGCGCACCAGCGGACCCACAGGGGCGAGAAGCCCTACCGGTGCACCGCGTGCGGGAAGCACTTCTCCCGCAGCTCCAACCTCATCCGCCACCAGAAAACACACCGGGGGGAGCAGGCCGGGAGAGAATCCAGCTGA